Within Pelagicoccus enzymogenes, the genomic segment CCGCCATCCTCTGCCTCCAGATTGCAGGCCTAAACGCAGCCCCGCTTCGCGATCGGCGCTCGGTCCTGCAGGCGCCCCGGGCCCCGAAACGATCGCCTGGAGCGATGACGACTTCAGAATCACTGAGATAAGCCCCAAGGCCTCAGCTCCTTATTCGATAAAGCAAATCGAGAAGCCAAGGGCTTCGAGTTGAGCTCCCGAGACTCCCTCACCCCGCTGGCAAATGATGGAAAGGTGGGTAAGCTCTAGAAAGAGGCGAAACTACTCCTAGGAGGGAGGACGCTATTTCAATTTTGAAATATCTTCGCTCGCTAGGAGCTCCAGCCCGGTTCAAGCCGCCTTCAAGTAAGCGTTTACCCTTGTTTTGCCTAATTTTCGCCCCTCCTCCAAAAACTGCCAAACGATAGCCCGTAACGCCGCAAACGGCCAAAACGGCCCGTTTTTGCGCAATTCCCACACTAATTTCGATGCGAAACCCATCTTTATGATTTCATTTTTGTAACCTACATATGTTTTTAATCATTTTGTTTTCATTTTTGATATCATCTAACTTGACCACTTCTAAAATACTACACAAAATCCATCGACAACAGGCGACGCTCAACTCCGCCTGCACGTACCCCTAAAAAAGTCACGGCATGGCTGAGTTGAGCCGTTTCCGCTCACTACGAACTTTGTCACAATGACTACTTCAAAGACTAACACCTCCGGGTCGCATTCATCGGCCTTTCCCCACAGGAGCGGTCTCATCCCCCGATCCACGGCTAGCTTGCTAGCCCTTTCTCTCATCTACTTGTCCCCCTCTTTCGCTCAAGAGAGCGAGGAGGAAGATATTTTCGAGCTTTCCCCTTTCGAAGTTAAGCCCGAGCAGGGCTGGTACGCGACCGAAACGCTAGCGGGCAGTCGCATGCGAACGAGCTTCGAGGACGTCGCCTCCCAGGTCGAGGTCATCACCATGGACTTCATGGACGACTACGGACTCAACTCGATCGAGGAGGCCGCAGTCTATTCGCTCAATATGGAAAATCAGGAGGAATACGCCTCCAGCGGAGCGGGCAAGCAAAGCAACGACGGCGCCGTCCGTATCCGCGGATTGGCTACCAGCAGCCGTACTCGCGAATTTTTCGGCACCTACCTGGCGTCAGACAACTACAACCTCAGCCGCGTCACCATGTCCTCCGGGCCGAACTCCATCCTGTTCGGAACGGGCAGTCCCGGCGGAGTGGTGGATTCCTCGCTGAAGCGGGCCACCTTCGACACCTTTGGAAAAGTTGGCGCGCAAATGGACAGCTGGGAGGGGTACCGCGTAGAGTTCGACTACAATACCGAAATTATCGACGACAAGCTCGCCTTTCGCATCTCCGCGGTCGATTCGAAAAAGTCATTCGACGTCGAACCCGCCTGGGAAAAGAGCGAGCGCTTCTACGCCACCGCCCTCTACCGCCCCTTCGAGAAAACCAGCTTCTCGTTGCACTACGAAACAGCCGATATCGAAAGCCGCCGCCCCGCTCGCAACGCACCATACGACGAGGCCTCCCTTTGGTACATGGCCGGCGATCTCGGCTCCACCGCCTACGGCAACCAGCACCTCTTCCAAAATACCGCAACTTGGCGCGACGGTGTCGATCTCAACAACGACGGCGACTTCAACGATGCGGGCGAGCTCTCCCCTCGCGCCATCGCAGATCCAAACGTCTTCGGTACCAGCGGAGAAGCAATCGTATTGCTCACTGGATACAACCCTGGAGGGGTTGCCCCCAACAGCTGGTACGGCTCGGTAGGCGTCGAGCGCCTCGACGGCTATCCAGGACTGATCGACCCCGTCAATCGCGACGTCGACGGCACCACCCTGCCCAACGACAACCGCTACGATCGCAGTCGCAACACCATGTTCAATATCGACTGGGAGGAAGACTCCGCTGAGATCTTCAACGTTTTCTTCAACCATGAGATCGTGGAGAATCTCCACTTCGAAGCAGCATTCCAAAAGGAGACTTACGACGACTTTTATGGCAACCTCATGGGCTTCCGCAGCAGCGTCACCCTGCAAGTCGATCCGAACGCCTACCTTCCGAACGGAGTCACCCCGAATCCCTACGCTGGACAGCTCTATTTCCAAGGGTCTCCGGAATCGAACGAAGGAGAGCGCGAACGCGATGAATGGCGCACCGCCCTGTCCTACGAGTTCGACTTCAAGGACACCTTCAACGACAGCATTTTCAAACACTTCGGCAAGCATCGCCTCGCCCTCCTCGCTTCCGAATCGAACCAGGAGACCATGTCCCAAGAGTACCGCTACTACATCCAGCCCAAGGTGGAAAACGGAGTCATGCGCGACCCTTACTTCGACAACTATCCTTACGCGGACTATCCAGACGACACGCTCGGACGCCTCGCCCTATCCGAGCTGGGAGCCAACTTCACCGGCATCGACGGCAACCGCTTTCTCAGCGTCCGCACCTACCTTGACCGATACGGCGATTTCATTCCGCAAACCGACTTCTACCCCGGTCAGCCCTTTACCATCGTGGACAGCAACAGCGAAGAATGGACCATCGATCCCTACCACGCTGCAGTCGGCACCAACGGGGAACAGCTCATCACCGGCCGCAACGTCGGCGGCATCAAAACCAAATTCGAAACCAAGCAATGGGCCTACCAAGGGTTTCTCGCGGACAACCGCGTGGTACTCACCTACGGCTGGAGAGAGGACACGCTAAACAGCGCCGACGAGCAGGCCCCTGAAGTTTTCTGGCAAAACCCAGAGACTGGCCAAGTCGTTTCCGCGGGCTCAGCGGGCTTCCAAGCCCACCGCAGCCTCTACGGCTACCAAGATTTCGGCGCCGCATCGTCCGGAGAAACCGAATACAAAGGCGTCGTGCTCCACCCCTTCCGCGGATGGGACTGGAAACTCCCCCTCGGAGCCGACTTGTCACTGCTCTACAGCGACTCCAACACCTTCCAGCCGAACCGTACCAGCTTGGAGCCGGACGGATCCTTCCAAGAGGGAGAAAAAGGCAGTGGCGACGACATCGGTTTCCGCCTTAGCCTCTTCGAAGACAAGTTCTCGGTGCGCTACAACCAATACGAAACCACCGCAGGCCCCTCCAATCTCAACCTCCCATTCCGTCGCTTCCGCTTTGCCTTGCGCCCCGTATCCAGAGACTTGCTACAAGGCCTCGTATACGACCTGAACTCCTTCGAGTCATTCACCAGCCGCTTCCCGGACTGGCCATTCCTCGCGACCTCTGCCGACCCCACCAAGATCTACCCCTTCGAGTCAGGCGGCGGTTTCGATGCCATGAACTTCTTCAACTACGGCGATCCATACGCCATGTCTGCTGACACCGTGGCTACCGGCGACGAAATCACCCTGCGCTGGAAGCCCAAGAAGAACCTCGATATCCGAGCCACCTGGAACGACCAGCAGGTCGTTCAATCCAACATCGCCACAAACTGGATACAGTTCGCCCAAGAGCTTTACGAAATCATGGAGAATACCAAATTCGTGGAAGGTTATGTGCCTGGCGACAGCCAGTCCCATTTTCACAATCCGGCTGGCTTCGACATGGACGGTCTCGACCTCGATCCCAACGACGGACTCGCCCCGGGCATCGACTACTTCGGCTGGGACATGATTCCCGACGGTGGCGGCAACGGCAGCTCCAATCCCACCAACGTGGGCAATCCCAATCTTCCTTGGGGACAAAACAACGACAGCATCTATTCCGGAATGGGCTTGATGGGGCAAACCGCTTGGACGCGAAACACCATGAAAGAACAGTTCGAACGCGACGTCTTCCTCGGCAATGCCGGCATTCCGGTCATGCAAGCCTACGAAGGGCGCCCCAACGAATTCGTCCGCCAAAACCGCTGGAACGTGAACGCCATGTACCGCTTCACCGAAGGCAAGTTCAAGGGGCTCAACGTGGGAGCTGCCTACCGTTGGCGCGACGCCCCCGCCGTCGGTTTTGGAGTCCAGGACGTTAACGGTGCCCTGGTGCCCGATACCAGCATCATCCTCAAGGGAGCAAAAGAGGACGCCGTCGACTTCACCTTCGGCTACAGCGGCAAGCTCGAGTTTCTCGACGACCGCCACTACACCCTGCGCTTCCAAGTTCGCAACGCCTTCCCCGGAGATCGCTACGTGCCAAAGCACATCGATTTCTACACCGGCCAAGCCATCAGCGAGGTCCGCGTACCCGGTCGCCAATTCGTGCTCTCCCTCGATCTGGACCTCTGATCGCCAGCCCGAGAAAACAATCATCGCAGGCCGCCTCTCCCAAGGCGGCCTTTTTTGCGTCTGCTCCCAATCACGCGACTCCGAGTTGGCAACGCGAAACCTCTGCACCGCCACGGATTCGCCCCTTTTCCTGGCTATCCTCTTTGCCGCTATTTTTCTGGCTTTTCCTCCATGCAAATACGGCTCATAATTGTCGCCATACTCGGTTTCATTCTCGCCTGACACTCTTCCTTCCGCCTCTTCGCATGAAAAAGACCGTGCAGACCTATCCCAGCCAAGAGGAGGCTCTGTTGAGGTATAATTGTAGTTCCTTGCAGAATTCCTATCTGCATTTTTCCGCAGGAAGCGACCTTGCGTCGCGATCAAGCGATCTCCAATCGCGACGCAAGGTCGCTTCCCACAAGATGCAATAAATGAAGGGAACTCAGCTTGCCCCCACTAGGCTTCCTCGAGAAACCTGCCTCCGAAGACTGCGTATCCATAATCCAATGCCCATCCTGCCACAGCGCCAACAGCAAGCGCTAAGGCTGCGACGACAGAAATCACCTCTATCACATAAAACTCCGACACTCCCTTCGCCCTGCCCAATCAAAAACGGGCGTCGAGCGAAACCTTTCCACAGCAACCCAACATCAAAAAAGGAATAACAAATGTCCGAAGCGAAAAAACAGTTCTGGAAACACCTCGAAGGCTTAAACAAAGAAGCCGCCGAGGAAGACTTGAGAAAACGGCTCCTCAAGCTTTCGCCGGAAAGGATCGCCCAGTTCCAAGAACACTTCGATCGAGAAATGGACCGCGCCTATAACTGGGAACTGTGGGCTGCCGCCTACCTAATGGAAGGCGGCTGTTCCGACGACGGCTTCATCGATTTCCGCTACGGCCTGATATCGAGAGGCAGGAGCTTCTTTGAGGCTGCCCTCGAAAAGCCTGACAACATCGCCGATCTAGTCGATGACGACGAGTACATCGCTAACGAGTCCTTCGGCTACGTCGCCGCCGAGGTTTACGAGGAAAAGACAGGCAACGAAATCCCTTACGTCGACTTCAAGCGGCGCAGCGAGCCGAGCGGAGAAAACTGGGACGTGGACGACCCGAAAGAATGCGCCAAGCGACTTCCCAAGCTCTGGGCCCGCTTCGGAGAATAGGCATCCGCTCAGGGCTCCACCCCCAAAAATGAAAAAGCGTATCCAGTCCTTCGCTCACGCCATTCGCGGGATACGCGATTTCATCGCCTGCGGAACAAACGCCAAGATCCAGCTCGCCTGCGC encodes:
- a CDS encoding DUF4240 domain-containing protein, coding for MSEAKKQFWKHLEGLNKEAAEEDLRKRLLKLSPERIAQFQEHFDREMDRAYNWELWAAAYLMEGGCSDDGFIDFRYGLISRGRSFFEAALEKPDNIADLVDDDEYIANESFGYVAAEVYEEKTGNEIPYVDFKRRSEPSGENWDVDDPKECAKRLPKLWARFGE